The following coding sequences are from one Coleofasciculus sp. FACHB-1120 window:
- a CDS encoding TnsD family Tn7-like transposition protein: MHRDRYLWLLTERNLASRGGKVRVSALLEAFKSYYSYDLLERLQCVPNEQDKNNWLFRLVRSPRQARHPLYHLLLIQLLGYTAEEFFQLPDSPPDAFKPFGSKPWPCLNPVCQQFQQLSIKECQVTYDKQRSRITGTFSCTCGFTYSRLSLDSLPEDRFRIGKVKSYGQLWEKILKNFWANPTVSIEEIAKQLRVDYQTVKRQALRLGLSFPRPGPTARVAKINGELLRDTQNGQVTQPSKLESYRMAWLEAVKENPHIGRTTLERMFQRIYSWLYIYDQQWLQAHLSSWD; encoded by the coding sequence ATCCATCGCGATCGCTACCTCTGGTTACTAACTGAGCGTAACCTAGCAAGTCGAGGGGGAAAAGTTCGTGTTAGTGCCTTGCTGGAGGCATTTAAAAGTTATTACTCCTATGATTTATTAGAACGGTTACAGTGCGTCCCCAACGAGCAAGACAAAAATAATTGGTTATTTCGTCTGGTGCGCTCACCTAGACAGGCACGACATCCTCTTTACCATTTACTGCTAATCCAGTTGCTGGGATATACAGCCGAGGAATTTTTCCAACTTCCTGACTCTCCTCCTGACGCTTTCAAGCCCTTTGGATCGAAACCCTGGCCCTGCCTCAATCCAGTTTGTCAACAGTTCCAACAGCTATCGATAAAGGAATGTCAAGTTACTTACGACAAGCAACGCAGTCGAATTACAGGTACTTTTAGCTGTACCTGTGGTTTTACTTACTCCCGGCTGAGTCTTGATTCTTTACCAGAAGACCGATTTCGGATTGGCAAAGTGAAGTCTTACGGACAACTATGGGAAAAGATTTTAAAGAATTTTTGGGCGAATCCAACAGTTAGTATCGAGGAAATTGCTAAGCAGTTAAGGGTTGATTACCAAACTGTTAAACGGCAAGCACTCCGGCTAGGGCTTTCTTTTCCTCGACCAGGACCAACCGCTAGAGTAGCGAAAATCAATGGAGAGTTATTGCGTGATACTCAAAACGGTCAGGTAACTCAACCAAGCAAGTTAGAAAGCTACCGAATGGCATGGCTAGAAGCAGTTAAAGAAAATCCTCATATAGGACGGACTACGCTAGAGCGGATGTTTCAGCGCATCTATTCTTGGCTGTACATCTATGATCAACAATGGCTTCAAGCTCATCTAAGTAGCTGGGACTAA
- a CDS encoding TniQ family protein, which produces MIVFFPEPYPDELFYSICARYADQVQYPTNKSVVQDLFGSATASAIVDLPSRLNILIAALPRGHGYAVKQLIDNHTLLPFYSPFLPSDRVSCLRQDMEGNNGLLAQMRSGITGSCICLPKWLRFCPLCTEEDQKQFDGGRYWHRLHQVPGVEVCPIHHVFLENSKVRAQAKRSRYELISANQAIEKTSSRLLNPSDPCHNVLLRIAQDTAWLLKQRELFPGLESIAIATSGY; this is translated from the coding sequence ATGATTGTTTTCTTCCCCGAACCTTATCCTGACGAACTGTTTTACAGCATCTGTGCCCGATACGCTGACCAAGTCCAGTATCCAACTAATAAGTCAGTGGTTCAAGACTTGTTTGGAAGTGCAACAGCCTCTGCTATAGTTGACTTGCCTTCTCGCCTGAATATTTTAATAGCCGCCTTACCAAGAGGGCATGGTTACGCAGTTAAGCAGCTAATTGATAACCATACATTATTACCCTTTTACAGCCCATTCCTCCCATCAGATCGAGTCAGTTGTTTGCGGCAAGATATGGAAGGTAACAACGGACTTCTGGCTCAGATGCGCTCTGGGATTACAGGTAGCTGCATTTGTTTACCAAAATGGTTACGGTTCTGTCCTCTATGTACCGAGGAAGATCAGAAGCAATTTGACGGTGGTCGCTACTGGCATCGCCTCCACCAAGTACCTGGTGTAGAAGTTTGCCCAATCCATCACGTCTTTTTAGAAAACAGCAAGGTACGGGCACAGGCTAAAAGAAGTCGTTACGAGCTAATCTCTGCCAACCAAGCGATAGAGAAAACATCCTCACGCCTACTAAATCCATCTGACCCCTGCCACAACGTTCTTTTGAGGATTGCCCAGGATACGGCTTGGCTCTTGAAGCAGCGCGAATTATTTCCAGGTCTTGAATCCATCGCGATCGCTACCTCTGGTTACTAA